One window of Globicephala melas chromosome 2, mGloMel1.2, whole genome shotgun sequence genomic DNA carries:
- the RBM17 gene encoding splicing factor 45, which yields MSLYDDLGVETSDSKTEGWSKNFKLLQSQLQVKKAALTQAKSQRTKQSTVLAPVIDLKRGGSSDERQIVDTPPHVAAGLKDPVPSGFSAGEVLIPLADEYDPMFPNDYEKVVKRQREERQRQRELERQKEIEEREKRRKDRHEASGFSRRPDPDSDEDEDYERERRKRSMGGAAIAPPTSLVEKDKELPRDFPYEEDSRPRSQSSKAAIPPPVYEEQDRPRSPTGPGNSFLANMGGTVAHKIMQKYGFREGQGLGKHEQGLSTALSVEKTSKRGGKIIVGDATEKDAAKKSDSNPLTEILKCPTKVVLLRNMVGAGEVDEDLEVETKEECEKYGKVGKCVIFEIPGAPDDEAVRIFLEFERVESAIKAVVDLNGRYFGGRVVKACFYNLDKFRVLDLAEQV from the exons ATGTCCCTGTACGACGACCTGGGAGTGGAGACCAGTGACTCAAAAACGGAAGGCTGGTCCAAAAACTTCAAACTTCTGCAGTCTCAGCTCCAGGTGAAGAAGGCAGCTCTCACTCAGGCAAAG AGCCAGAGGACAAAACAAAGTACGGTCCTTGCCCCAGTAATCGACCTGAAGCGAGGTGGCTCATCAGACGAGCGGCAGATCGTGGACACCCCGCCGCACGTGGCGGCGGGCCTCAAG GACCCGGTTCCCAGTGGGTTTTCTGCAGGAGAAGTTTTGATTCCCCTAGCTGATGAATATGATCCCATGTTTCCTAACGATTATGAGAAAGTAGTGAAGCGCCAAAGAGAAGAGCGACAGAGACAGCGGGAGctggaaagacagaaggaaatagaagagagagaaaa GAGGCGTAAAGACAGACATGAAGCTAGTGGGTTTTCCAGGCGACCAGATCCAGATTCTGATGAAGATGAAGATTATGAgcgagagaggaggaagagaa GTATGGGCGGAGCTGCCATCGCACCACCCACTTCTCTTgtagagaaagacaaagagt TACCCCGAGACTTTCCTTATGAAGAGGATTCAAGACCTCGCTCACAGTCTTCCAAAGCTGCTATCCCTCCCCCAGTGTACGAGGAACAAGACAGACCCAGATCCCCGACTGGCCCCGGCAACTCCTTCCTCGCCAACATGGG TGGCACAGTAGCACATAAAATCATGCAGAAGTACGGCTTCCGGGAAGGCCAGGGTCTCGGGAAGCACGAGCAGGGCTTGAGCACAGCGCTGTCAGTGGAGAAGACCAGCAAGCGGGGAGGCAAGATCATCGTGGGCGACGCCACTGAGAAAG ATGCAGCCAAGAAGTCGGATTCAAATCCATTAACTGAAATACTTAAGTGTCCTACTAAAGTGGTCCTACTAAGG aaCATGGTTGGTGCAGGAGAGGTAGATGAAGACTTGGAAGTTGAAACCAAGGAAGAATGTGAAAAATATGGCAAAGTTGGAAAATGTGTGATATTTGAA attccTGGTGCCCCTGATGATGAAGCAGTAcgaatatttttagaatttgagAGGGTTGAATCAGCAATTAAAG CTGTTGTTGATCTGAATGGGAGGTATTTTGGTGGACGGGTGGTCAAAGCATGTTTCTACAATTTGGATAAATTCAGGGTCTTGGATTTGGCAGAACAAGTGTGA